Below is a window of Lawsonibacter asaccharolyticus DNA.
CACTGATCCAGGGCCTCCTTCAGCATGAACCCCTCAGGGCTGCGTGCGGAGCCCTTCCAGTTGCCGTCCTTGTCCTTTGCGAGAACCACAGCCGGCAGGGAAAATTCCTCCTTCAGTTGCCCAGCCACGATGCCAACGATACCCTCCTGCAGGGACTCATGGTTGAACACGATAGCCCCTACAGGCGCTTTGCCGACCAGCTCCTTGGCCAGTTCAGTCTCCCTGCGCGTCTCTTCCTTTCTGGCTTCATTGATGTCGTCCAGAGCAATAATGCCGGCCCTCAAGTCATCGGCATTGGTTTCCATAAACAGATCAATGAGCTTGGATGCGTCGCCGCCCATGCGGGACACGGCGTTGATCATAGGTGCGATCCGGAAGGCTACCGTCATGGCATCAATGGACTCCTTTTCCAGGACCTCCAGGCACATCTGGAAGAAAGGCCGGGCACCCGAGTTGATGCGCTTCAGACCCTCCTGCACGATTGCCCGATTGTCCCCGATCAGGGGCACCACATCGGCAATCGTGCCCAGGGCAACGATGTCCAGCAGGTCCATGACCGGCTCTACATTGCGGCCAAGGCCAATATACAGCTCTAGCATCAGCTTCCACACAACGCCGGCGCCGCAGCAATTCTTATCCTGCCTAGCCGACTCATCCACCCGCTTGTGGTCGATGACAGCGTCCGCGTCAGGCAGCTTGGCGCCCGGCTCATGGTGGTCGGTAATGATGACCTTCAGTCCCAGCTCCTTGGCCCGGGACACGCCCTCAATGCCGGCAATACCATTGTCGACAGTGAGCAGTACCTTGGTGTCCGGGAACTTGGCCACGATTTCATCCACACCGGCCGCGTTGATGCCAAACCCGCCGGTGATGCGGTCGTTGCAGTAATGGTTGACTGGCACGCCCAGCTGGGACAGAGCCGACAGAGCAGTAACGCCCGCTGTAACGCCGTCCACATCGTAGTCGTGGTAGATGGTCACCATTTCCTTGTTGGCAACAACCGCTTTCAGGATAGACACTGCCTTATCCATGTCCAGCAGAGGCGGATGAGCCCGCAGCTGCTTGGTCAGGGAAGGGAAGAGGAACTCCTCCATTTCAACAGGCGTCTTGATCCCACGGTTGTACAGGATATCCAGGCAGATCGGGTCGATCGCAGACAGCCGGATTGGAAGCGGGACTGCCGGCCGCTCGATCTTATTATAGACATACTTCATCGATCTTCATGGGCTGCACCGATGCAACCCCACTCCTTTCTTAGATTTCTCCCACAGACTTTGAATTTCCAAATTGAGGTCTGCGGGAATAATATGCAAATTGCGTTTTAGCGATTTCGCCGGGGGATATCCGCAAATGACTCCTCGAACAAGGCACCCTCCAGAGCTGCCTCGCAGAACTCTGCGTCCAGGCATCCGGCTGCCTGAGCGATGTTCAGTCCATCCGGGAGCCCGGGCCTGGGTTCATCGCGCCAGACCGTATCGCCAACCTGGAAGGTCCCATCTTTACTATCCCGGCAGCAGCGGAAGGGCTTGCCGCAGGGGAACTCATCCAAGGTTTTGAAGTTGAGCCCACCCTCGAAGGCGACCTCATCCCGCAGGTACTTGGGGACCTTCTTCTTGCGGCCTATCTGCTCCAGTTTGATACGAATATGCTCCTTCCAAAAGTACCCACTGTCCAAAAGGAAGTGCCGGTCGGCATAGTCGTAGGCTCGCTTGCTGACAATACCATATTCAGACATCTGGCACCTGGACCCACACCGATAGCAGACGCCATCGATCCACTCAGATTCTGGGACGCCGCACACATTGACTCGTTCTTTCATCGAAAAAATCACCTCTCATGGTAATGCCCAGTTCACCGGGGCGGCGCCCATCGCT
It encodes the following:
- a CDS encoding single-stranded-DNA-specific exonuclease recJ translates to MKYVYNKIERPAVPLPIRLSAIDPICLDILYNRGIKTPVEMEEFLFPSLTKQLRAHPPLLDMDKAVSILKAVVANKEMVTIYHDYDVDGVTAGVTALSALSQLGVPVNHYCNDRITGGFGINAAGVDEIVAKFPDTKVLLTVDNGIAGIEGVSRAKELGLKVIITDHHEPGAKLPDADAVIDHKRVDESARQDKNCCGAGVVWKLMLELYIGLGRNVEPVMDLLDIVALGTIADVVPLIGDNRAIVQEGLKRINSGARPFFQMCLEVLEKESIDAMTVAFRIAPMINAVSRMGGDASKLIDLFMETNADDLRAGIIALDDINEARKEETRRETELAKELVGKAPVGAIVFNHESLQEGIVGIVAGQLKEEFSLPAVVLAKDKDGNWKGSARSPEGFMLKEALDQCAEYLISYGGHAKAAGLTVRAADLDKFKEKLTKLALEAAGDKGFEVAIPIDAVLGAQDYTEDMVRHLGILEPFGEGFRQPLFGLIADNITGVRYMGTEEQHVRYQDESGLQVIQWNKGDEAKARKAPPKKFVGYPGLNVFRGNTTVQFIAE